The DNA region CGGAAGCCCGCCTGCTGGTCATCCAGCCCTGGGATAAAAGCGCGCTGCCCGAGATTGAAAAGGCCATTTTGAAGTCCGACCTGGGCATTACGCCCACCAGCGACGGTACGGTGGTACGCCTGCAGATCCCTCAGCTGACCAAGGAAAGGCGGGCCGAGCTGGTCAAGGTGATCAAAAAGAAAGCCGAGGAAGGCCGGGTGGCCATCCGCAATGTGCGCCGCGATGCCAATGATGCTCTGAAGGCTAAAGAAAAAAAGGGTGAAATCTCCGAAGACGAATTGAAGCGCAGTCAGGACGAGGTGCAGAAGATCACCGACAAGTATATCAAAGAAATCGATACCCTGCTGCAAAACAAAGAACAGGAG from Desulfurispora thermophila DSM 16022 includes:
- the frr gene encoding ribosome recycling factor; the encoded protein is MAKELIAEAEANMKKTVEVVKKEFASLRAGRATPALLDKITVNYYGTPTPLNQLANISVPEARLLVIQPWDKSALPEIEKAILKSDLGITPTSDGTVVRLQIPQLTKERRAELVKVIKKKAEEGRVAIRNVRRDANDALKAKEKKGEISEDELKRSQDEVQKITDKYIKEIDTLLQNKEQEIMSI